One window from the genome of Bacteroidota bacterium encodes:
- the fmt gene encoding methionyl-tRNA formyltransferase produces MRIVFFGTPSIAVRCLEKLKESGKNIVAVVTVTDKEQGRGKKILPSPVKEFAIQNSIPVLQPESLKSEEFFTDLRALNADLFIVVAFKILPRSIFSMPKYGSFNLHGSLLPRYRGAAPIQWAVINGDEVTGLTTFALADKVDTGNIYLMKSVEIEPEDNFGSLYEKMSVTGAEMVLETVEMIESGNYTLLPQNDELATPAPKITKETCQIDFTRSAKNIHNLVRGLSPSPGAFFVHEGKHYKVYKTSLADMMLSPGEFATTKKQIFVGTGEGTLEILEIQPEGKKRMKADEFLRGYKL; encoded by the coding sequence ATGCGAATTGTCTTTTTTGGCACCCCTTCCATTGCCGTAAGGTGTCTCGAAAAACTTAAGGAATCAGGGAAAAATATCGTTGCAGTCGTCACAGTAACAGATAAGGAGCAAGGACGGGGTAAAAAGATACTTCCTTCGCCGGTCAAAGAGTTCGCAATTCAAAATTCGATTCCCGTCCTTCAACCCGAATCACTGAAATCTGAAGAGTTTTTTACTGATCTTCGAGCGCTTAATGCCGACCTTTTCATAGTTGTCGCATTTAAAATTCTGCCCCGCTCAATCTTTTCCATGCCAAAATATGGAAGCTTCAATCTGCACGGGTCACTGCTACCAAGATACCGGGGTGCTGCCCCGATTCAATGGGCTGTAATTAATGGTGATGAGGTGACAGGACTAACCACTTTTGCCCTTGCCGACAAGGTTGATACCGGAAATATTTACCTGATGAAAAGTGTGGAGATAGAACCTGAAGACAACTTCGGATCACTCTATGAAAAAATGTCCGTCACGGGTGCTGAAATGGTGCTGGAGACTGTTGAAATGATCGAATCAGGGAATTACACCCTGCTGCCACAAAACGATGAGCTCGCAACCCCCGCTCCAAAAATTACCAAAGAGACATGCCAAATAGATTTCACAAGATCTGCAAAAAACATTCATAATCTTGTCAGAGGACTTTCCCCTTCCCCCGGTGCTTTTTTTGTCCATGAGGGGAAACATTACAAAGTGTATAAGACTTCACTTGCAGACATGATGCTCTCACCCGGAGAGTTCGCAACAACAAAAAAACAGATATTTGTCGGAACAGGTGAGGGTACTCTTGAAATTTTGGAAATACAACCTGAAGGCAAGAAGCGAATGAAGGCGGATGAATTTTTAAGAGGATATAAACTCTGA
- a CDS encoding T9SS type A sorting domain-containing protein, translated as MRTLISFFLLAAFSTAAFAQTYSWTLKQSGSSLGDPITSDPNNSNIIYYGTVAQIYRSTDRGETFAPWGTSISGSTRVKNIITTAKNSQVMIAAIEASTDKIVKTTNAGQTWTVTLDNASFSYFGIPMTPDPSHPDTIYTMSNNVFYKSYDFGSTWTQVSTASGFTTPCDIEVFPDSSHIILVGDNTTGIFRSTNYGVTWTQVYVTSGEIPTIAVDLRKKGTAWATKWGGGGGFLKSTDFGLTWTSIPFFNGLSMWGVDIAPENSDFIMTGRYSGSNIYVSKDGGLTWITTSLTASNYSVNIIDTLTIFAAQSPGIYKATVPYVPVELSSFYASVIDNEVFLGWTTATELNNARFEIERALATDRNTWTRVGEMEGHGTTTTPRRYVFSDKPGVTGSYLYRLKQVDYDGKFEYSNTIEVTTEIPSVFMLSQNYPNPFNPTTNIAFSITEQTEVTLSIFDITGREVTKIINSKTLPAGNHSVEFDASHLNSGVYLYTLKAGDRSLTKKLTLIK; from the coding sequence GTGAGAACTCTCATTTCTTTTTTCCTCCTGGCTGCATTTTCAACAGCAGCTTTTGCACAAACTTATTCATGGACCCTGAAACAAAGCGGGTCGAGTCTCGGGGATCCAATCACAAGTGATCCAAACAATTCCAATATTATTTACTACGGGACAGTCGCTCAAATTTACAGAAGCACTGACAGAGGTGAAACCTTTGCTCCCTGGGGAACATCTATTTCAGGTTCCACCAGAGTGAAGAATATTATTACGACTGCAAAAAACAGTCAGGTAATGATAGCCGCAATTGAAGCCAGCACTGACAAGATAGTAAAGACCACAAATGCAGGTCAGACATGGACAGTGACACTTGATAACGCAAGTTTCTCCTATTTTGGGATTCCGATGACTCCTGATCCATCTCATCCGGACACCATATACACGATGAGCAACAATGTTTTTTACAAATCGTATGATTTCGGTTCGACATGGACTCAAGTCAGTACTGCTTCCGGGTTTACCACTCCCTGTGATATAGAGGTGTTCCCTGACAGTTCGCACATTATCCTTGTTGGTGACAATACCACAGGGATTTTTCGCTCAACCAATTATGGTGTTACATGGACACAGGTTTATGTCACTTCCGGTGAGATTCCAACCATTGCTGTGGATCTGAGAAAAAAGGGAACCGCATGGGCTACAAAATGGGGTGGAGGCGGTGGTTTTCTGAAATCAACTGATTTTGGACTGACCTGGACTTCAATTCCTTTTTTCAACGGTTTGAGCATGTGGGGTGTGGACATAGCTCCTGAAAATTCAGATTTTATTATGACCGGAAGATACTCGGGAAGTAATATCTATGTGAGCAAGGACGGCGGTCTGACCTGGATCACCACCTCTCTGACTGCGAGTAACTACAGCGTAAATATTATAGACACCCTTACGATTTTCGCAGCACAATCACCCGGAATTTATAAAGCAACGGTTCCTTATGTACCTGTCGAACTGTCGTCATTCTATGCTTCGGTTATCGACAACGAAGTGTTCCTGGGTTGGACCACAGCAACAGAGCTTAATAATGCAAGATTTGAGATTGAAAGAGCACTTGCTACTGACAGGAATACTTGGACCCGGGTTGGTGAGATGGAAGGACACGGAACCACTACTACCCCGCGCAGATATGTTTTCAGTGATAAACCCGGTGTGACAGGGTCTTATCTTTACAGACTGAAACAGGTGGATTACGACGGGAAATTTGAATATTCAAACACCATCGAAGTAACAACCGAGATACCTTCAGTCTTTATGCTTTCGCAAAATTATCCAAATCCTTTTAATCCGACAACCAATATTGCATTCTCCATAACTGAACAGACAGAAGTTACTCTCTCGATATTCGATATCACAGGAAGAGAAGTAACCAAAATAATAAACAGCAAGACACTTCCTGCAGGAAACCATTCCGTCGAGTTTGACGCGTCACATCTAAATTCCGGTGTGTATCTTTATACTCTGAAGGCAGGTGACAGGTCTTTAACCAAAAAACTCACTTTAATCAAATAG
- a CDS encoding transcriptional regulator: MKEYINDNIRRTEILARLMNREPLTLLDLSLEYEVSDTTINRDLKYFRSVGLPIYSRKKILFVADNPKKDILTGYLAEYLAFKLNRKLLYDKLEAVTGVLQENFFQVLTLAAKAVDERRLLCFRYERITDNMENSYTVKPVELRLTDFNWALIAVKEGEEIEKLFYLSRIKEIKLLPATFSLGAEKASETLHDIELRFSSACRNSIYSKIWFQSFELKEENDGFITLKTRGPVNKKLASWCLRWQDQIEIIKPEKLKLKIREMVDSFFRTNSF, encoded by the coding sequence ATGAAAGAGTACATTAACGACAATATCAGAAGAACAGAAATTCTTGCCCGTCTCATGAACAGGGAACCTCTCACATTACTCGACCTGAGTCTGGAGTATGAAGTCAGCGATACAACGATAAATCGCGACCTGAAATATTTCCGGTCAGTTGGTTTGCCCATCTACAGCAGAAAAAAAATTCTATTCGTTGCCGACAACCCCAAAAAGGATATTCTAACCGGCTATCTTGCCGAGTATCTCGCTTTTAAGCTTAACAGAAAGCTGCTTTATGATAAACTTGAAGCTGTAACAGGAGTTCTTCAGGAAAATTTCTTTCAGGTTCTCACACTTGCTGCGAAAGCTGTGGATGAGAGGAGGCTTTTATGCTTTCGGTATGAAAGGATTACCGACAACATGGAAAACAGCTACACCGTTAAGCCGGTTGAGTTAAGATTGACCGATTTTAACTGGGCACTTATCGCTGTGAAAGAAGGGGAGGAGATCGAAAAACTCTTCTATTTGAGCAGAATCAAGGAAATCAAGCTGCTGCCTGCTACTTTCTCTCTGGGAGCGGAAAAAGCCTCTGAGACCCTCCATGATATCGAATTGCGTTTTAGTTCAGCCTGCAGGAACAGTATCTATTCCAAAATCTGGTTTCAATCCTTCGAATTAAAGGAAGAGAACGACGGTTTTATCACTTTAAAGACCAGAGGACCAGTAAACAAAAAACTTGCAAGCTGGTGTTTACGGTGGCAGGATCAGATCGAGATAATTAAACCGGAAAAGCTAAAACTAAAAATAAGGGAAATGGTCGATTCCTTCTTCAGAACCAACTCATTTTAA
- the def gene encoding peptide deformylase, whose translation MTLIPVNQYGDKILRKKAVPVQKIDPEFVKFVKDMFETMHNAYGVGLAANQVGSNKSVFVVDISVMKEFPDEKPRVFINPKIIDRSDKTCSYEEGCLSIPDVRADVIRPEKVTIAFKDLDFNDQVMEVDGFLCRVIQHEYDHLNGIYFTDRIDEFEQKKLKKELIRIKNRKIEVEYPVTPRERD comes from the coding sequence ATGACATTAATTCCTGTAAATCAGTACGGCGACAAAATTTTAAGAAAAAAAGCTGTCCCCGTCCAAAAAATTGATCCCGAATTTGTAAAGTTCGTAAAAGACATGTTCGAAACAATGCACAATGCATATGGTGTTGGCCTGGCAGCAAATCAGGTTGGCTCCAACAAATCTGTCTTTGTTGTGGATATTTCAGTAATGAAGGAATTTCCGGATGAAAAACCGAGAGTTTTTATTAACCCGAAAATCATCGACAGATCAGACAAAACCTGTTCCTACGAGGAAGGCTGTCTTTCGATTCCTGATGTGAGAGCTGATGTTATCCGACCGGAAAAAGTTACCATCGCCTTTAAAGACCTCGATTTTAATGATCAGGTAATGGAAGTTGATGGATTTTTATGCAGAGTGATCCAACACGAATATGACCACCTGAACGGCATCTACTTCACCGACCGTATTGATGAATTTGAGCAGAAAAAGCTCAAAAAGGAATTAATCAGGATAAAGAACAGAAAAATTGAAGTTGAATACCCCGTTACACCTCGGGAACGCGACTGA
- a CDS encoding SDR family oxidoreductase, with product MRKTAVVTGGAGFIGSFLCEKLLNLDMNVICLDNLITGNINNVGHLFGNDGFSFIKHDVTNFIHVPGNVDYILHFASPASPLDYLQFPIQTLKVGSLGTHKALGLAKEKNAVFLLASTSEVYGDPLVHPQSEDYWGNVNSVGPRGVYDEAKRFAESLTMAYNRYHSVRTRIARIFNTYGPRMRLKDGRALPEFIQQALNGEPLTVFGDGSQTRSFCYIDDLVDGLIKLLLSEETGPVNLGNPDEISIKDFAEEIIELTHSNSVLKYMDLPEDDPKVRQPDISRANNILGWSPKVDRRSGILKTIDYFKQQLKHSITH from the coding sequence ATGAGAAAAACTGCGGTTGTTACTGGTGGTGCCGGGTTTATAGGGTCTTTCTTGTGCGAAAAACTCTTAAATCTCGATATGAATGTTATCTGTCTGGACAATCTGATCACCGGTAATATAAATAATGTCGGTCATCTCTTCGGTAATGACGGTTTTTCTTTCATCAAACACGATGTTACCAATTTCATTCATGTACCGGGGAATGTTGATTACATTCTTCATTTTGCCTCCCCTGCTTCACCTCTGGATTACCTGCAGTTTCCTATTCAGACTCTCAAAGTGGGTTCACTGGGGACTCACAAGGCGCTTGGTCTCGCCAAGGAGAAAAATGCAGTGTTTTTGCTTGCTTCCACTTCCGAAGTTTACGGTGATCCCCTTGTCCATCCTCAATCTGAAGATTACTGGGGAAATGTAAACTCGGTTGGACCGAGAGGTGTCTACGATGAAGCCAAAAGATTTGCTGAATCACTCACAATGGCTTATAACAGATACCACTCAGTAAGGACAAGAATAGCCAGAATATTCAACACATATGGCCCAAGAATGAGACTCAAGGATGGCAGGGCACTTCCCGAGTTCATCCAGCAGGCTCTTAACGGCGAGCCCCTCACGGTTTTCGGAGACGGGTCACAAACCCGCAGTTTCTGTTACATCGACGATCTTGTTGACGGACTGATTAAGCTTCTGCTCTCCGAAGAAACAGGTCCCGTCAATCTTGGAAATCCTGATGAAATCTCTATAAAAGATTTTGCAGAAGAGATAATTGAACTAACTCACTCAAATTCTGTGTTGAAATATATGGACCTGCCGGAAGACGATCCAAAAGTGCGGCAGCCTGATATTTCCCGCGCAAATAATATTCTTGGCTGGAGTCCAAAGGTCGATCGAAGATCGGGCATCCTGAAAACAATTGACTACTTCAAACAACAACTGAAGCATTCCATAACTCACTGA
- a CDS encoding thermonuclease family protein translates to MRVSKYLPVFAVFLLLTGCSGSAGKDEAIVDKITDGDTFSVVFNERKEKIRLIGIDTPESKKNKQSEKQSNNENIDQETIVSMGKKAKEFMASLIKKGDKVRLEFDVQERDKYGRFLCYVYLEDGRMMNEVIIKEGYAYPLTIAPNVKYEEKFREAFRFARENSKGLWK, encoded by the coding sequence ATGAGAGTGAGTAAATATTTACCGGTTTTTGCTGTTTTTTTGTTGTTAACTGGTTGTTCCGGTTCTGCCGGTAAAGATGAAGCGATTGTCGACAAGATTACAGATGGAGATACATTTTCTGTCGTTTTTAATGAGCGGAAGGAAAAGATTCGCCTGATTGGAATCGACACACCTGAGTCCAAGAAAAACAAACAATCAGAAAAGCAGAGCAATAATGAGAACATCGATCAGGAGACCATTGTTTCGATGGGAAAGAAAGCCAAAGAATTTATGGCTTCTCTCATAAAGAAAGGTGACAAGGTCAGACTGGAATTCGATGTGCAGGAGCGGGACAAATATGGTCGATTTCTCTGTTATGTGTATTTGGAAGATGGCCGGATGATGAATGAGGTGATAATCAAGGAAGGTTATGCATACCCTCTGACAATTGCTCCTAATGTAAAGTATGAGGAAAAATTTCGTGAGGCATTCCGGTTTGCCAGAGAAAACAGCAAAGGACTCTGGAAGTAG
- a CDS encoding UDP-glucose/GDP-mannose dehydrogenase family protein: MNIAVIGTGYVGLVTGTCFAEVGNNVICIDNDQKKLEKLNNHKITIYEPGLEVVYERNFINGRLSFTDDLPSAVRASDIIFLCLPTPQDEDGSADLTHVMNITIRIGDILQGNNDYKLIINKSTAPVGTGEKIKSILTEKKIKNFDVASNPEFLREGFAVEDFMKPDRVVVGSDSSRALELLRELYEPFVNQDNPLIEMDIRSAEVTKYASNGFLATKITFMNDLARFCEKADANIDLIRMGMGADGRIGKKFLLAGIGYGGSCFPKDVNALIKTSEDFGAKLSILTEVDKINKTQRLHFFNKIKKHFKGDLKNRKLAVWGLAFKPDTDDMREAPSVTVIRLLLNEGAVVTAYDPVASENARFYLGESIVYSSDKYEALKGADALVIFTEWAEFKRPKFTILKENLANHTIFDGRNIFELKEMQKENFNYFSIGRKTILKAAE, translated from the coding sequence ATGAATATTGCAGTTATCGGAACAGGATATGTAGGGCTGGTTACAGGTACATGCTTCGCAGAAGTGGGAAATAATGTTATCTGCATCGACAACGACCAGAAAAAACTTGAAAAACTTAACAACCATAAAATCACAATTTACGAGCCCGGTCTCGAAGTCGTGTATGAACGGAATTTTATCAACGGAAGACTCTCCTTCACAGATGATCTGCCTTCCGCGGTTCGCGCCTCCGATATTATTTTTCTCTGCCTTCCGACTCCACAGGACGAGGATGGTTCCGCCGATCTCACCCATGTCATGAATATCACTATCAGAATCGGTGACATACTTCAGGGAAACAACGATTACAAATTGATTATAAACAAATCGACCGCCCCGGTCGGGACAGGTGAAAAGATAAAGAGTATCCTGACCGAAAAGAAAATAAAGAATTTTGATGTTGCCTCAAATCCTGAATTCCTCCGTGAAGGATTTGCTGTCGAAGATTTTATGAAACCTGACCGTGTCGTTGTAGGTTCCGATTCTTCCAGGGCTCTCGAACTGTTGCGCGAACTCTATGAACCGTTTGTAAATCAGGATAATCCGTTAATCGAAATGGATATCAGAAGTGCAGAAGTTACGAAGTACGCTTCAAACGGCTTCCTCGCCACGAAAATCACTTTTATGAACGATCTTGCGAGGTTCTGCGAAAAAGCTGATGCAAACATCGACCTGATTAGAATGGGAATGGGTGCAGACGGCAGAATAGGGAAAAAATTCCTTCTTGCCGGCATCGGTTACGGCGGTTCCTGCTTCCCTAAAGATGTTAATGCCTTGATAAAGACTTCAGAGGATTTTGGAGCAAAATTGTCTATCCTCACTGAAGTTGATAAAATTAACAAAACACAAAGACTTCACTTCTTCAATAAAATAAAGAAGCACTTCAAAGGTGACCTAAAAAACAGGAAACTCGCTGTTTGGGGACTGGCTTTCAAACCCGATACCGATGACATGCGTGAAGCTCCGTCAGTAACTGTGATCAGACTCCTCCTTAACGAAGGAGCCGTCGTGACAGCTTACGATCCGGTAGCTTCTGAAAATGCAAGATTCTATCTTGGCGAAAGTATTGTATATTCTTCCGACAAGTATGAGGCTCTCAAAGGTGCAGATGCACTTGTTATTTTCACAGAATGGGCTGAATTCAAACGGCCTAAATTTACCATTCTGAAGGAAAATCTTGCAAATCACACGATTTTTGACGGCAGAAACATCTTTGAACTCAAAGAGATGCAAAAAGAGAATTTCAACTATTTCTCGATTGGCAGAAAAACAATTTTGAAGGCTGCAGAATGA
- a CDS encoding SDR family NAD(P)-dependent oxidoreductase, whose translation MTEKVIVIVGMGGGIAFGVARKFGKENFIVAMVGRNGKKLREYKDMLEADGIKSEFYIGNAADEFSLRDALKRIEEELGTPDVLLYNVANIKGVNLLEDTTEGMIHDFKMNVIGAVISAKEVIPGMKKRGSGCILLTGGGFALYPDPNYASLGIGKAGIRNLALSLSKAVEGSGIIVGTVTVCGIVDASNPVHNPANIASKFYDLYVSGKNGAETIL comes from the coding sequence ATGACGGAGAAAGTAATTGTTATTGTTGGGATGGGAGGCGGTATCGCCTTTGGAGTCGCAAGGAAATTTGGGAAAGAGAATTTTATTGTTGCGATGGTCGGAAGAAACGGCAAGAAACTTCGTGAATACAAAGACATGCTCGAAGCTGATGGAATAAAGTCTGAATTCTACATTGGAAATGCGGCAGACGAGTTCTCATTGAGAGATGCACTCAAAAGAATTGAGGAGGAATTGGGAACACCCGATGTTCTTCTGTATAATGTTGCCAATATAAAAGGAGTGAATCTCCTGGAAGATACGACAGAAGGAATGATTCATGATTTTAAAATGAATGTAATCGGAGCTGTTATTTCAGCAAAAGAAGTGATCCCCGGGATGAAAAAGAGGGGATCCGGTTGTATCCTGCTTACAGGTGGCGGATTTGCCCTGTATCCCGATCCGAATTACGCCTCTTTGGGAATCGGTAAAGCCGGCATTCGAAATCTTGCATTATCTTTGTCAAAAGCTGTCGAAGGGTCGGGAATAATTGTCGGTACAGTCACCGTGTGTGGAATCGTCGATGCTTCAAACCCGGTTCATAATCCGGCAAATATCGCTTCCAAATTTTACGATCTATATGTCTCGGGTAAAAACGGGGCGGAAACCATTCTTTAG
- a CDS encoding glycosyltransferase, producing MPEILFFLPFFLLFHSYVLYPVLVWAFATSGRNRKSDSSSGIDEVRRLQPDKDSPLISVLIAAYNEEKVIGRTLACLLNSKITAGTFEIIVGSDNSKDKTGDIVTAISAEHPNVKYFHSDKRRGKTGILNWISKEAKGEILVFCDSNMMFDENALQRLAENFYDKRVGGVSGEIHLQESFSGNQEGSYWSFESWLKAQEGSLGKLIGANGGIYAMRKDLYFEYPEGVPLNDDFVTCMKVLGKGFKFNYDRGAFALEEPSPSNEDEFKRKKRIQISNLGSLRFLSEFWFPFRSVAAFFLWSHKILRWMTPFLLIIMFAGVVLNTVFWNFYSFILVAILASWVMALVGLILGRRGIKSSPFLLFYYFYGTITAFLFGTFTYFTMQKTSTWEPTRRS from the coding sequence ATGCCCGAAATATTGTTTTTTTTACCCTTCTTCCTGCTCTTTCACAGTTATGTTTTGTACCCTGTTTTGGTGTGGGCATTTGCAACTTCCGGGAGGAATCGGAAGTCAGATTCATCATCAGGTATCGATGAAGTGCGCCGTTTGCAACCGGATAAAGACTCGCCTCTGATTTCGGTACTTATAGCAGCCTATAATGAAGAAAAAGTGATCGGAAGAACTCTTGCATGTCTCCTTAATTCAAAGATAACGGCAGGGACTTTTGAAATTATAGTGGGTAGCGACAATTCGAAGGATAAAACAGGAGATATTGTTACTGCGATTTCAGCCGAACATCCCAATGTAAAGTATTTTCATTCTGATAAACGGCGGGGGAAGACCGGAATACTAAACTGGATTTCAAAAGAAGCCAAGGGTGAAATACTTGTGTTTTGTGATTCAAACATGATGTTCGATGAGAATGCCTTGCAAAGACTTGCGGAGAATTTTTATGACAAGCGTGTCGGGGGTGTTTCAGGAGAGATTCACCTGCAGGAGAGTTTTTCAGGAAATCAGGAGGGGAGTTACTGGAGTTTTGAATCGTGGTTGAAGGCTCAGGAAGGGAGTTTGGGGAAACTTATCGGGGCTAACGGGGGAATTTATGCTATGAGGAAAGATCTCTACTTCGAGTATCCCGAAGGTGTGCCCTTAAATGATGATTTTGTTACCTGTATGAAAGTGCTGGGGAAAGGGTTCAAGTTCAATTACGACAGGGGAGCGTTTGCACTGGAAGAACCTTCTCCATCGAATGAGGATGAGTTTAAACGGAAAAAACGGATCCAGATAAGCAATCTAGGCAGCTTGCGATTTCTGTCGGAATTTTGGTTCCCTTTCCGGAGTGTTGCAGCTTTTTTCCTTTGGTCTCATAAAATACTCAGATGGATGACCCCGTTTTTGCTGATAATCATGTTCGCAGGGGTAGTCTTGAACACTGTTTTTTGGAATTTTTACTCGTTCATCCTGGTTGCCATTCTTGCGAGCTGGGTTATGGCGTTAGTTGGGTTGATTCTTGGCAGACGGGGAATTAAATCGTCCCCGTTTCTTTTGTTTTACTATTTTTACGGCACAATTACTGCTTTTCTTTTCGGCACTTTTACATACTTTACCATGCAAAAAACATCGACATGGGAGCCAACAAGAAGGAGTTAG
- a CDS encoding T9SS type A sorting domain-containing protein: MKKSIYYLSVFFLVCAIVYGGIQYSTGITGITKLNGDGCVCHNPTPTPSVTVRIWGPNQVTPGSTNDYTVSLKGGPAVKGGFNVAARFGVLASTDPGVQKIGQELTHNTPRVFGGPDSVYWTFKYTAPASPGTDTIYAAGNSVNGDGTPTDLDNWNFSPNFPVQISQVVPVELTSFSASQTNNGVELSWTTATELNNRGFEIQKNSTGKWEVIGEVKGNGTTTKPNSYSFTDFSLVQGRIQYRLKQVDFSGEFEYSNVIEVEIEVINGYSLSQNYPNPFNPSTVISFRMPSSGNVLLSVYNSLGEKVATLVNGVVPAGAHSVSFKADNLPSGLYFYKLQTEGASLTRKMVLSK, encoded by the coding sequence ATGAAAAAATCTATCTATTATTTGTCGGTTTTCTTCCTCGTTTGTGCAATCGTCTATGGCGGGATTCAATACAGTACAGGCATCACAGGTATTACCAAACTAAATGGTGACGGGTGTGTCTGCCATAATCCCACCCCTACACCATCGGTAACAGTCAGAATCTGGGGACCAAATCAGGTGACTCCCGGCAGCACTAACGATTACACGGTATCACTTAAAGGAGGTCCGGCAGTAAAAGGCGGTTTTAATGTCGCTGCAAGGTTTGGAGTTCTTGCCAGCACCGACCCTGGTGTACAGAAAATTGGTCAGGAATTAACCCACAACACTCCAAGAGTTTTTGGTGGTCCTGATTCCGTTTACTGGACATTCAAATATACTGCTCCTGCCTCTCCAGGCACTGATACCATTTATGCCGCAGGCAACAGTGTGAACGGTGATGGCACTCCGACTGATCTGGATAACTGGAATTTCTCTCCGAATTTCCCGGTTCAGATTTCACAGGTTGTACCTGTTGAACTGACATCATTTTCTGCATCACAGACAAACAATGGTGTTGAGCTGTCATGGACAACTGCTACTGAATTGAACAACCGCGGTTTCGAAATTCAGAAAAACTCGACCGGCAAATGGGAGGTAATTGGTGAAGTGAAGGGGAATGGTACAACCACCAAGCCAAACAGCTACTCTTTTACCGATTTTAGTCTTGTGCAGGGAAGAATTCAGTACCGGTTGAAGCAGGTTGACTTTTCAGGCGAGTTCGAATATTCAAATGTAATTGAGGTGGAAATTGAGGTTATTAACGGATATTCGCTTAGCCAGAATTATCCCAATCCCTTCAATCCTTCAACTGTGATCAGTTTCAGAATGCCTTCGTCTGGAAATGTATTATTAAGTGTCTATAATTCTCTTGGTGAGAAAGTAGCGACTTTGGTAAATGGAGTGGTGCCGGCAGGTGCGCATTCAGTCAGTTTCAAGGCTGATAATCTGCCAAGTGGATTATACTTCTACAAATTGCAAACAGAAGGTGCTTCTCTTACAAGAAAAATGGTTTTGTCGAAGTAA
- a CDS encoding acyl-CoA thioesterase, which yields MEIELPSLKPFELIIPVTPEHIDLLNHVNNLVYVNWIQEAAVTHWNTFAEPQLKESVAFVIARHEIDYKYSARLGDKVTVKTWVGKTRKFLFERYTRIYRQSDSKVFVDALSLWCPIDLKTMRPVRPSPELVSKWSVNEG from the coding sequence ATGGAAATAGAACTCCCCTCCCTGAAACCCTTTGAATTAATTATTCCTGTTACGCCTGAACATATCGATCTCCTTAACCATGTAAACAATCTTGTATATGTCAACTGGATTCAGGAGGCTGCGGTCACACACTGGAATACCTTTGCAGAACCTCAACTAAAGGAATCGGTAGCTTTTGTCATCGCCCGACACGAAATCGACTATAAATATTCTGCCAGACTTGGTGATAAAGTCACAGTCAAAACATGGGTTGGAAAGACCAGAAAATTCCTCTTCGAAAGATACACCCGGATTTACAGACAATCGGATTCAAAGGTATTCGTGGATGCCCTCTCTCTTTGGTGCCCGATCGATCTTAAAACGATGCGACCTGTTCGACCATCTCCTGAACTGGTTTCAAAGTGGTCTGTCAACGAAGGCTGA